In the Streptomyces sp. f51 genome, one interval contains:
- a CDS encoding ABC transporter permease — translation MSEALVASQAPAADPSAAGASGARQFWRRLRAQRAALVAAAVVALLVLIALAAPLLTAIEGQDPTTYHPSLVDSARGGVPVGALGGIGADHWLGVEPQTGRDLFARLVYGARVSLGVALAATLVQVLIAVVVGVSAALGNRWVDQVLSRITEIIVALPLMIMSLALLAIVPGSFPRPVLVALVIGLIAWGTLAKIVRAQTLTLKQLDYVAAARLSGWGTWRIARRDLLPGLAAPLITYSALLVPANIGVEAALSFLGVGVKPPTPSWGQMLTAADVWYQAAPQYLLLPAGALFVTVLALTVLGDGVRTALDPRAASRLRVGTGRRGEARADADTGGPADGTGLHRRDASGPDLPRQGASAEGTKEATA, via the coding sequence GTGAGCGAGGCACTTGTCGCCTCCCAGGCCCCCGCGGCGGATCCGTCCGCCGCGGGGGCCTCGGGGGCCCGTCAGTTCTGGCGGCGGCTGCGTGCGCAGCGCGCCGCCCTCGTCGCGGCGGCCGTCGTCGCGCTGCTCGTCCTGATCGCGCTCGCCGCACCGCTGCTCACGGCGATCGAGGGCCAGGACCCCACCACCTACCACCCCTCGCTGGTGGACTCCGCGCGCGGCGGCGTCCCCGTCGGCGCGCTCGGCGGCATCGGCGCCGACCACTGGCTCGGCGTCGAACCCCAGACCGGCCGCGACCTGTTCGCCCGTCTCGTCTACGGCGCCCGGGTCTCCCTCGGCGTCGCGCTCGCCGCGACCCTGGTGCAGGTCCTGATCGCCGTCGTCGTGGGCGTCTCGGCGGCGCTCGGGAACCGATGGGTCGACCAGGTGCTGAGCCGGATCACCGAGATCATCGTCGCGCTGCCGCTGATGATCATGTCGCTTGCGCTGCTGGCGATCGTGCCCGGCAGCTTCCCGCGGCCCGTCCTCGTCGCCCTCGTCATCGGGCTGATCGCCTGGGGCACCCTCGCGAAGATCGTGCGCGCGCAGACCCTCACGCTCAAGCAGCTCGACTACGTCGCCGCCGCGCGGCTCAGCGGCTGGGGCACCTGGCGGATCGCCCGCCGCGATCTCCTGCCCGGCCTCGCCGCCCCGCTCATCACCTACTCCGCCCTCCTCGTGCCGGCGAACATCGGCGTCGAGGCGGCCCTGTCCTTCCTCGGCGTGGGCGTGAAGCCGCCGACGCCGTCCTGGGGACAGATGCTGACCGCCGCCGACGTCTGGTACCAGGCGGCACCGCAGTACCTGCTGCTGCCCGCGGGCGCGCTGTTCGTCACCGTCCTCGCCCTGACCGTCCTCGGCGACGGCGTGCGCACCGCCCTCGACCCGCGCGCGGCCTCCCGGCTGCGCGTCGGCACGGGCCGCAGGGGAGAGGCCAGGGCCGACGCGGACACCGGCGGCCCCGCCGACGGGACCGGCCTGCACCGCCGGGACGCGTCGGGACCGGACCTGCCCCGCCAGGGCGCGTCCGCCGAGGGAACGAAGGAGGCCACGGCATGA
- a CDS encoding NAD-dependent epimerase/dehydratase — translation MRVLLIGANGYLGRFVADRLLADPAVQLTALGRGDDADVRFDLASGSPGALTRFLDAVHPGVVINCAGATRGGARELTRHNTVAVATVCEALRRSGCGARLVQIGCGAEYGPSQPGSSTAEDAVPRPGGPYGVSKLAATELVLGSGLDAVVLRVFSPAGPGTPAGSPLGRLAEALRRAMQANDGELKLGGLGVQRDFIDVRDVARAVHAASLSAAQGVINIGSGRAVRLRDAAAVLARVAGYSGSLHELDGPPGPSMRPAIGHPRPEPDHAAPVAYPYPDGCGSWQQADVRTARDRLGWRPRINLEESLADIWMEAACRI, via the coding sequence ATGAGGGTCCTGCTGATCGGAGCCAACGGCTACCTCGGCCGGTTCGTCGCCGACAGACTCCTCGCCGACCCGGCCGTGCAGCTCACCGCGCTCGGCCGGGGCGACGACGCCGACGTCCGGTTCGACCTCGCCTCGGGCAGCCCCGGAGCGCTCACCCGCTTCCTGGACGCGGTGCACCCCGGAGTCGTCATCAACTGCGCCGGCGCCACCCGCGGCGGCGCCCGCGAACTGACCCGGCACAACACCGTCGCCGTCGCCACCGTCTGCGAGGCCCTGCGCCGCAGCGGCTGCGGCGCCCGGCTCGTCCAGATCGGCTGCGGCGCCGAGTACGGGCCCAGCCAGCCCGGCTCCTCCACCGCGGAGGACGCCGTGCCACGACCGGGCGGTCCGTACGGAGTGAGCAAGCTCGCCGCGACCGAACTCGTCCTCGGCTCCGGCCTGGACGCGGTCGTGCTCCGCGTCTTCTCCCCGGCCGGACCCGGCACGCCCGCCGGATCCCCGCTCGGCCGGCTCGCCGAAGCCCTGCGCCGCGCGATGCAGGCCAACGACGGTGAACTCAAGCTCGGCGGCCTCGGTGTCCAGCGCGACTTCATCGACGTCCGCGACGTGGCCCGCGCCGTCCACGCCGCCTCGCTGTCCGCCGCGCAGGGCGTGATCAACATCGGCTCGGGCCGTGCCGTACGCCTCCGCGACGCCGCCGCCGTCCTCGCCCGGGTGGCCGGCTACAGCGGCAGCCTGCACGAACTTGACGGTCCGCCCGGCCCCTCCATGCGGCCGGCCATCGGCCACCCCCGCCCCGAACCCGACCACGCGGCCCCGGTCGCCTACCCCTACCCCGACGGCTGCGGCAGCTGGCAGCAGGCCGATGTGCGCACCGCACGCGACCGGCTCGGCTGGCGGCCCCGGATCAATCTCGAGGAGTCCCTCGCCGACATCTGGATGGAGGCGGCGTGTCGTATCTGA
- the moeZ gene encoding adenylyltransferase/sulfurtransferase MoeZ produces the protein MSLPPLVEPASELTVDEVRRYSRHLIIPDVGMDGQKRLKNAKVLCVGAGGLGSPALMYLAAAGVGTLGIVEFDEVDESNLQRQIIHSQADIGRSKAESARDSVLGINPYVNVVLHEVRLEAENVMEIFSQYDLIVDGTDNFATRYLVNDACVLLNKPYVWGSIYRFDGQASVFWSEHGPCYRCLYPEPPPPGMVPSCAEGGVLGVLCASIGSIQVNEAIKLLAGIGEPLLGRLMIYDALEMQYRQVKVRKDPNCAVCGENPTVTELIDYEAFCGVVSEEAQEAAAGSTITPKQLKEWIDDGENIEIIDVREVNEYEIVSIPGAKLIPKNEFLMGTALETLPQDKKIVLHCKTGVRSAEVLAVLKSAGFSDAVHVGGGVIGWVNQIEPEKPVY, from the coding sequence GTGTCGCTGCCACCCCTGGTAGAGCCAGCCTCTGAGCTCACCGTAGACGAGGTCCGCAGGTACTCCCGCCACCTGATCATCCCCGATGTGGGCATGGACGGGCAGAAGCGGCTGAAGAACGCCAAGGTGCTCTGTGTGGGCGCCGGCGGCCTCGGATCGCCGGCGCTGATGTACCTGGCCGCGGCGGGCGTCGGCACGCTCGGCATCGTGGAGTTCGACGAGGTCGACGAGTCGAACCTCCAGCGCCAGATCATCCACAGCCAGGCGGACATCGGCCGTTCCAAGGCCGAGTCCGCGCGCGATTCCGTGCTGGGCATCAACCCGTACGTGAACGTGGTCCTTCACGAAGTGCGGCTCGAGGCCGAGAACGTGATGGAGATCTTCAGCCAGTACGACCTGATCGTCGACGGCACCGACAACTTCGCGACCCGTTACCTGGTCAACGACGCCTGTGTGCTGCTCAACAAGCCGTACGTGTGGGGCTCGATCTACCGCTTCGACGGCCAGGCCTCCGTCTTCTGGTCCGAGCACGGTCCCTGCTACCGCTGCCTCTACCCGGAGCCCCCGCCGCCGGGCATGGTCCCCTCGTGCGCCGAGGGCGGCGTCCTCGGCGTGCTGTGCGCGTCCATCGGCTCCATCCAGGTCAACGAGGCGATCAAGCTCCTCGCCGGCATCGGTGAGCCGCTCCTCGGCCGCCTGATGATCTACGACGCCCTGGAGATGCAGTACCGCCAGGTCAAGGTCCGCAAGGACCCGAACTGCGCGGTCTGCGGTGAGAACCCCACCGTCACCGAGCTCATCGACTACGAGGCCTTCTGCGGTGTCGTGTCCGAGGAGGCGCAGGAGGCGGCCGCCGGTTCGACGATCACTCCCAAGCAGCTCAAGGAGTGGATCGACGACGGCGAGAACATCGAGATCATCGATGTCCGCGAGGTCAACGAGTACGAGATCGTCTCGATCCCCGGCGCGAAGCTGATCCCCAAGAACGAGTTCCTCATGGGCACCGCCCTGGAGACCCTGCCGCAGGACAAGAAGATCGTCCTGCACTGCAAGACGGGTGTCCGCAGTGCGGAGGTCCTCGCGGTCCTGAAGTCCGCCGGTTTCTCCGACGCGGTGCACGTCGGCGGCGGTGTGATCGGCTGGGTCAACCAGATCGAGCCCGAGAAGCCGGTGTACTGA
- a CDS encoding ABC transporter permease — MSGFGGFVLRRTLGTVITLLAISVIVYVVFYATPGNVAQITCGPRCSPAQVHQVAQQLHLGDPLYMRYWHFLQGLLAGQDYSTGTSVQHCPAPCLGLSYQTDQQVTRLILAKLPVSLSLVFGAMVVWLVLGVGTGVLSAWRRGRLSERVLTGLTLAGTATPVFVIGLILMIVVCGQLELLPFPQYVNLTDDPEQWAWNLVLPWLSLALVEAAAFARLTRASMLETLAEDHIRTFRAYGVGERSIIGRHAVRGALASIIALNANTFGSAVGGAVLTETLFGLPGIGQELVHAVNVVDLPVVVGMVLVIGFFVVIANAVADVLYAVADRRVVLA; from the coding sequence ATGAGCGGCTTCGGCGGGTTCGTCCTGCGCAGGACCCTCGGCACGGTGATCACCCTCCTGGCCATCTCGGTGATCGTCTACGTCGTCTTCTACGCCACCCCGGGCAACGTCGCCCAGATCACCTGCGGCCCGCGCTGCTCGCCCGCCCAGGTGCACCAGGTCGCCCAGCAGTTGCACCTCGGGGACCCCCTGTACATGCGCTACTGGCACTTCCTCCAGGGACTCCTCGCGGGCCAGGACTACTCGACGGGCACCTCCGTCCAGCACTGCCCGGCGCCCTGCCTCGGGCTGTCGTACCAGACCGACCAGCAGGTGACCCGGCTGATCCTGGCGAAGCTGCCGGTCAGCCTGTCGCTGGTGTTCGGCGCGATGGTCGTCTGGCTCGTGCTCGGTGTCGGCACCGGCGTGCTCTCCGCCTGGCGGCGCGGCCGGCTCAGCGAGCGGGTGCTGACCGGGCTCACCCTCGCGGGCACCGCGACCCCCGTCTTCGTCATCGGCCTGATCCTGATGATCGTCGTCTGCGGCCAGCTGGAACTGCTGCCCTTCCCGCAGTACGTGAACCTCACCGACGACCCCGAACAGTGGGCCTGGAACCTGGTGCTCCCCTGGCTGTCGCTCGCCCTCGTCGAGGCCGCCGCGTTCGCCCGGCTGACCAGGGCCTCGATGCTGGAGACGCTGGCCGAGGACCACATCCGGACCTTCCGCGCGTACGGCGTGGGCGAGCGGTCGATCATCGGGCGGCACGCCGTCCGGGGGGCGCTCGCCTCGATCATCGCGCTGAACGCCAACACCTTCGGCTCGGCGGTGGGCGGCGCGGTGCTCACCGAGACCCTCTTCGGGCTGCCCGGCATCGGCCAGGAACTGGTGCACGCGGTGAACGTCGTCGACCTTCCCGTGGTCGTCGGCATGGTCCTGGTCATCGGCTTCTTCGTGGTCATCGCCAACGCCGTCGCGGACGTGCTCTACGCGGTGGCCGACCGACGGGTGGTACTGGCATGA
- a CDS encoding ABC transporter ATP-binding protein, whose translation MSDSSANPASPASAASPLVEVSDLVVDFGDLRAVDGLSFRLEKGAALGLVGESGSGKSTVASALLALHRGTGARVDGTVRVAGVDVRRASDDDLRGLRGRKAAMVFQDPLSSLDPYYAVGDQIAEVYRVHTRASRRAARARAVHVLDRVGIPDAARRSRSRPHEFSGGMRQRALIAMALVCEPELLIADEPTTALDVTVQAQILDLLHTLRQETGTGLLLVTHDVGVAAESVDEILVMRHGRAVEHGPVGAVLGAPREPYTRELLGAVPRVDTPRTARPSGPEAGNGPGEDVRTDDVVLEAAGLRREFGRGKRRFAAVDDVSLTVRRGQTLGVVGESGSGKTTLGRMLVGLLEPTAGAVRHEGREQSGVRPSVQMVFQDPVSSLNPRRSVGESIADPLRARGEKDEGRIRGRVRELLERVGLDGAHYDRYPHEFSGGQRQRVGIARALAAEPRVIVCDEPVSALDVTTQAQVVALLGELQRELGLALVFVAHDLAVVRQVSDHVAVMRRGRLVEYGPADEVYEHPRDPYTRQLLAAVPALDPEVAARRRAERREPAPV comes from the coding sequence ATGAGCGACTCCTCCGCGAATCCCGCCTCCCCGGCGTCCGCGGCCTCCCCTCTGGTCGAAGTCAGCGATCTCGTCGTCGACTTCGGGGACCTGCGCGCCGTCGACGGGCTCTCCTTCCGGCTGGAGAAGGGCGCGGCGCTCGGCCTGGTCGGCGAGTCCGGTTCGGGCAAGTCCACCGTGGCCTCGGCCCTGCTGGCGCTGCACCGGGGCACCGGCGCGCGGGTCGACGGCACGGTCCGCGTGGCGGGCGTCGACGTCCGGCGAGCGTCCGACGACGACCTGCGCGGGCTGCGCGGCCGGAAGGCGGCCATGGTCTTCCAGGACCCGCTGTCCTCCCTCGACCCGTACTACGCGGTCGGCGACCAGATCGCCGAGGTCTACCGGGTGCACACCCGGGCCTCCCGGCGGGCGGCACGCGCGCGTGCGGTGCACGTCCTCGACCGCGTCGGCATCCCGGACGCGGCCCGTCGGTCCCGCTCGCGTCCGCACGAGTTCAGCGGCGGCATGCGCCAGCGCGCCCTCATCGCCATGGCCCTGGTCTGCGAACCCGAGCTGCTGATCGCCGACGAGCCCACCACGGCCCTCGACGTGACCGTCCAGGCGCAGATCCTCGACCTCCTGCACACCCTGCGGCAGGAGACCGGGACGGGTCTGCTGCTGGTCACCCATGACGTCGGCGTCGCGGCCGAGAGCGTCGACGAGATCCTGGTGATGCGGCACGGACGGGCCGTCGAGCACGGTCCGGTCGGTGCCGTCCTCGGCGCGCCCCGGGAGCCGTACACCCGCGAACTCCTCGGCGCCGTCCCCCGCGTCGACACCCCCCGGACGGCCCGGCCGTCCGGGCCGGAGGCCGGCAACGGTCCGGGCGAGGACGTCCGCACCGACGACGTCGTCCTCGAAGCGGCCGGACTCCGAAGGGAGTTCGGGCGCGGCAAGCGCCGGTTCGCGGCCGTCGACGACGTGTCGCTGACCGTCCGCCGGGGCCAGACCCTCGGCGTCGTCGGCGAGAGCGGCAGCGGCAAGACGACCCTGGGAAGGATGCTGGTCGGCCTGTTGGAGCCCACGGCCGGCGCGGTCCGCCACGAGGGGCGCGAACAGTCCGGTGTCCGCCCCTCGGTGCAGATGGTCTTCCAGGACCCGGTGTCCTCCCTCAACCCCCGGCGGAGCGTGGGCGAGTCCATCGCCGACCCGCTGCGGGCGCGCGGGGAGAAGGACGAGGGGCGCATCCGGGGGCGCGTACGGGAACTGCTGGAGCGCGTCGGACTCGACGGGGCGCACTACGACCGCTACCCGCACGAGTTCAGCGGCGGACAGCGCCAGCGCGTCGGCATCGCGCGGGCGCTGGCCGCCGAGCCGCGGGTGATCGTGTGCGACGAGCCGGTCTCCGCGCTCGACGTCACCACGCAGGCCCAGGTGGTCGCCCTGCTCGGCGAGCTCCAGCGGGAACTCGGGCTCGCGCTCGTGTTCGTGGCGCACGACCTCGCCGTCGTACGCCAGGTCAGCGATCACGTGGCGGTGATGCGGCGCGGCCGGCTCGTCGAGTACGGCCCCGCCGACGAGGTCTACGAACACCCCCGCGACCCGTACACCAGGCAACTCCTGGCCGCCGTACCGGCGCTCGACCCGGAGGTCGCGGCACGGCGCCGCGCGGAACGGAGGGAGCCGGCCCCGGTCTGA
- a CDS encoding ABC transporter substrate-binding protein yields MRQSSVTARRVAAASVSLVLAAGAAACGPKDSDAKSSGGDSQPHKGGTLTVLNANAQQDFDPARLYTSGGGNVPSLVFRTLTTRNRENGAAGAEVVPDLATDTGRPSENATVWTYTLKKGLKYEDGTPITSADIKYGIERSFAAELSGGAPYLRDWLIGGAGYQGPYKDKKGLDSIETPDALTIVFHLNKPEGEFPYLATQTQFTPVPKAKDTGTKYEEHPVSSGPYKVVKNENDGERLTLERNTYWSASTDAERKAYPDRIDVRSGLDSSVINQRLSSSQGTDAAAVTTDTNLGPAELAKVTGDKELASRVGTGHFGYTDYIAFNPKVKPFDNPKVRQAISYAVDRSSVVNAAGGSSLAEPATTYLPNQKSFGYTPYDHFPAGASGDAAKAKAVLAEAGYKNGLSITLTHSNSKDFETSPEIATAIQDALKKAGITVKLQGLEENDYSDKIHGAKTEPGFFLAHWGADWPSGGPFLAPIFDGRQIVKDGANFNTGFLNDKSVNDEIDAINKLTDLGAAAERWGALDKKIGEQALTVPLFHPVYKRLYGKDVKNIVISDWTGVLDISQVAVK; encoded by the coding sequence GTCACAGCGCGCCGCGTGGCCGCGGCATCCGTCAGCCTGGTCCTGGCAGCGGGCGCCGCCGCCTGCGGGCCGAAGGACAGCGATGCCAAGAGCTCCGGTGGCGACTCCCAGCCCCACAAGGGCGGCACCCTCACCGTCCTGAACGCCAACGCGCAGCAGGACTTCGACCCCGCGCGGCTCTACACCTCCGGCGGCGGCAACGTGCCCTCGCTCGTCTTCCGCACGCTCACCACCCGCAACCGCGAGAACGGGGCGGCCGGCGCCGAGGTCGTGCCCGACCTGGCCACCGACACCGGGCGCCCGAGCGAGAACGCGACCGTGTGGACGTACACCCTGAAGAAGGGCCTCAAGTACGAGGACGGCACGCCGATCACCTCCGCCGACATCAAGTACGGCATCGAGCGTTCCTTCGCCGCCGAACTCTCCGGCGGCGCGCCCTACTTGAGGGACTGGCTGATCGGCGGCGCCGGCTACCAGGGTCCCTACAAGGACAAGAAGGGCCTCGACTCGATCGAGACGCCGGACGCGCTGACCATCGTCTTCCACCTGAACAAGCCCGAGGGCGAGTTCCCCTACCTGGCCACGCAGACGCAGTTCACGCCCGTCCCCAAGGCCAAGGACACCGGCACCAAGTACGAGGAGCACCCGGTCTCCTCGGGCCCGTACAAGGTCGTCAAGAACGAGAACGACGGCGAGCGCCTCACCCTGGAGCGCAACACGTACTGGTCGGCTTCGACCGACGCCGAGCGCAAGGCGTACCCGGACAGGATCGACGTGCGGTCCGGCCTGGACTCCTCCGTGATCAACCAGCGACTGTCCTCCTCCCAGGGAACCGACGCCGCCGCCGTCACCACGGACACCAACCTCGGCCCGGCCGAGCTCGCCAAGGTGACCGGCGACAAGGAGCTGGCCTCCCGCGTCGGCACCGGGCACTTCGGCTACACCGACTACATCGCCTTCAACCCGAAGGTGAAGCCGTTCGACAACCCGAAGGTCCGCCAGGCGATCTCGTACGCCGTCGACCGCAGCTCGGTGGTCAACGCCGCGGGCGGCTCCTCGCTCGCCGAGCCCGCCACGACCTACCTGCCGAACCAGAAGTCCTTCGGCTACACGCCCTACGACCACTTCCCGGCGGGCGCGTCCGGCGACGCGGCCAAGGCCAAGGCGGTTCTGGCCGAGGCCGGCTACAAGAACGGCCTGAGCATCACGCTCACGCATTCCAACAGCAAGGACTTCGAGACCAGCCCCGAGATCGCGACCGCGATCCAGGACGCGCTCAAGAAGGCCGGCATCACCGTCAAGCTCCAGGGCCTGGAGGAGAACGACTACAGCGACAAGATCCACGGCGCCAAGACCGAGCCGGGCTTCTTCCTCGCGCACTGGGGCGCCGACTGGCCCTCCGGCGGTCCCTTCCTGGCCCCGATCTTCGACGGCCGGCAGATCGTCAAGGACGGAGCCAACTTCAACACCGGCTTCCTGAACGACAAGTCGGTCAACGACGAGATCGACGCGATCAACAAGCTGACCGACCTCGGCGCGGCCGCCGAGCGCTGGGGCGCGCTGGACAAGAAGATCGGTGAGCAGGCGCTGACCGTCCCGCTGTTCCACCCCGTCTACAAGCGTCTGTACGGCAAGGACGTCAAGAACATCGTGATCAGCGACTGGACCGGCGTTCTGGACATCTCCCAGGTCGCGGTGAAGTAG
- a CDS encoding spherulation-specific family 4 protein: protein MSYLTRTATGSASTDLGLGFGVPGHAHPLVAPTEWDELTRPGTPLHWVVLNVDNGPGERPDPRCLEATGRLRNAGVRVLGLIDAGHGVRPFGEMIADARRHLDWYQADGFVLGRCPTERAALPDVRRTVDELRALRDGAHIVFGHGTHPHPGYAECADQLVTFSGPWTEYRWSQVAEWTADYPPERFCHFVHGVPRGHLDEALRIARWQGASTIYFTDRSDHGGTVDPWETMPGYWDEIVSRIGTGVSE from the coding sequence GTGTCGTATCTGACCAGGACCGCGACCGGCAGCGCGAGCACCGACCTCGGACTCGGCTTCGGCGTCCCCGGCCATGCCCACCCTCTCGTCGCCCCGACGGAATGGGACGAACTCACCCGCCCCGGCACCCCCTTGCACTGGGTCGTACTGAACGTGGACAACGGTCCCGGCGAGCGGCCCGACCCGCGCTGTCTGGAGGCCACGGGACGGCTGCGCAACGCCGGGGTCAGGGTGCTGGGACTCATCGACGCCGGTCACGGGGTGCGGCCCTTCGGCGAGATGATCGCCGACGCGCGCCGCCACCTCGACTGGTACCAGGCCGACGGCTTCGTCCTCGGCCGCTGCCCCACCGAACGCGCCGCCCTTCCCGACGTCCGCCGGACGGTCGACGAGCTGCGCGCGCTGCGGGACGGCGCCCACATCGTGTTCGGCCACGGCACCCACCCGCACCCGGGATACGCCGAGTGCGCCGACCAGCTGGTGACGTTCTCGGGGCCCTGGACCGAATACCGCTGGTCGCAGGTCGCCGAGTGGACCGCCGACTATCCCCCCGAGCGCTTCTGCCACTTCGTGCACGGCGTGCCGCGCGGCCATCTGGACGAGGCGCTGCGCATCGCTCGCTGGCAGGGCGCCTCGACGATCTACTTCACCGACCGCTCCGACCACGGCGGGACGGTCGACCCCTGGGAGACGATGCCCGGCTACTGGGACGAGATCGTCTCGCGGATCGGAACGGGTGTCTCGGAATGA
- a CDS encoding DUF3492 domain-containing protein, which produces MRIGLLTEGGYPYVSGDAGLWCDRLVRGLGQHEFDIYALSRTEHQEDRGWVGLPPQVARVRTAPLWTPYEDGAVYGRRARRRFAEAYGELAAAVCGGPGVPEATGEPADSAGAEADRFASALYALAELARDEGGPAGALRSEDAVRILERACRAPGALRSAGTARVRDLLAVAAHIERALRPLSLDWYEDDALGSADLCHAAAGGAAALPGLLARHLLGVPLLVTEYGVHLRAHYLAPATLEEAPAVRALLAAFHGRLATEVYRAATLVTPGNTHARRWQERCGADRAKLRTVHPGMEAARFADVGEAVPGSPCADPDTLVWVGRVEPAKDLISLLHSFAEIRRAEPRTRLRIVGAAAEAPEAATYLAHCKALAAQLFPDEADGAHAVGDNPVSFEEIGGPELPSLAEAYACGALVVLSSVVEGFPVSLVEAMLCGRATVSTDVGAVVEVIGGTGLVVPPRNPRALAEACVTLLRDPERRERLGAAARARALELFTVEQNITAFHSIYLEIVSHSPVRRVVVDEAGEPRPFGTPAEARVPGRWTGTRFTTERRPRWAEGAPVRATVPPPVPVAVGEGT; this is translated from the coding sequence GTGCGCATCGGACTGCTTACGGAGGGTGGCTATCCGTATGTGAGCGGTGATGCCGGACTCTGGTGCGACCGGCTCGTGCGCGGGCTCGGGCAGCACGAGTTCGACATCTACGCGCTCAGCCGCACCGAGCACCAGGAGGACCGGGGCTGGGTCGGGCTGCCGCCCCAGGTCGCCCGGGTCCGTACGGCACCGCTGTGGACGCCGTACGAGGACGGGGCGGTGTACGGCCGCCGGGCCAGGCGCCGGTTCGCCGAGGCGTACGGGGAACTCGCGGCGGCGGTGTGCGGGGGGCCGGGGGTCCCCGAAGCAACGGGGGAGCCGGCGGATTCCGCCGGCGCCGAGGCGGACCGTTTCGCCAGCGCCCTGTACGCGCTGGCCGAACTCGCCCGGGACGAAGGCGGACCGGCGGGCGCCCTGCGCTCCGAGGACGCGGTGCGCATCCTCGAACGCGCCTGCCGCGCACCCGGCGCGCTCCGCAGCGCGGGCACCGCGCGGGTCCGCGACCTGCTCGCCGTCGCCGCGCACATCGAGCGCGCCCTGCGCCCCCTCTCGCTCGACTGGTACGAGGACGACGCGCTCGGCTCCGCGGACCTCTGCCACGCGGCGGCCGGCGGGGCGGCGGCACTGCCCGGCCTCCTCGCCCGGCACCTGCTCGGCGTCCCGCTGCTGGTCACCGAGTACGGTGTGCATCTGCGGGCGCACTACCTCGCCCCCGCGACCCTCGAAGAGGCCCCGGCCGTGCGCGCCCTGCTCGCCGCCTTCCACGGCCGGCTCGCCACCGAGGTCTACCGCGCCGCCACCCTCGTGACTCCCGGCAACACGCACGCCCGCCGCTGGCAGGAGCGCTGCGGAGCCGACCGCGCCAAACTGCGCACGGTCCATCCCGGCATGGAGGCCGCGCGCTTCGCGGACGTCGGGGAGGCGGTGCCGGGCAGCCCGTGCGCGGACCCCGACACCCTGGTGTGGGTCGGCCGCGTGGAACCGGCCAAGGACCTGATCTCCCTGCTGCACTCCTTCGCCGAGATCCGCAGGGCCGAGCCCCGGACCCGGCTGCGGATCGTCGGCGCCGCCGCCGAGGCCCCCGAGGCGGCCACCTATCTGGCGCACTGCAAGGCGCTGGCCGCGCAGCTCTTCCCCGACGAGGCCGACGGCGCCCACGCCGTCGGCGACAACCCGGTCTCCTTCGAGGAGATCGGCGGCCCGGAGCTGCCGAGCCTCGCGGAGGCCTACGCCTGCGGCGCCCTCGTCGTCCTGTCCAGCGTCGTGGAGGGCTTCCCGGTCAGCCTGGTCGAGGCCATGCTCTGCGGCCGGGCCACCGTCTCCACGGACGTGGGCGCCGTCGTCGAGGTCATCGGCGGGACGGGTCTCGTGGTCCCGCCGCGCAATCCGCGGGCGCTCGCCGAGGCGTGCGTGACGCTGCTGCGCGACCCCGAACGCCGTGAGCGGCTCGGCGCCGCCGCCCGCGCCCGCGCCCTCGAACTTTTCACCGTCGAGCAGAACATCACGGCATTTCACAGCATTTACCTGGAGATCGTCTCGCACTCCCCGGTGCGCCGGGTCGTCGTGGACGAGGCGGGGGAGCCGCGCCCCTTCGGCACCCCCGCCGAGGCCCGGGTGCCAGGCCGCTGGACCGGGACCCGCTTCACGACCGAGCGCAGGCCGCGCTGGGCGGAGGGGGCGCCGGTACGGGCCACCGTGCCCCCGCCGGTACCCGTCGCCGTGGGGGAGGGCACATGA